The following DNA comes from Halalkaliarchaeum sp. AArc-CO.
AAGCGAGGCCGCAGCCCGGACTGTCTTCCTCCGGTTCGAATCCTGTCCCGCGCATAGCGAGGCCCGAACGGAGTGAGGGCCTCAAAACGCGAACGGCGACCGACGGGAGCCGTGAGCAGACCGGGCGAAGCGACGAACGAGCAGGCAGGATTCGAACCCTGGAAGTCACAGCCCGGAACGGCCGAGCGAAGCGAGGCCGCAGCCCGGACTGTCTTCCTCCGGTTCGAATCCTGTCCCGCGCATAGCGAGGCCCGAACGGAGTGAGGGCCTCGAAACGCGAACGGCGACCGACGGGAGCCGTGAGCAGACCGGGCGAAGCGACGAACGAGCAGGCAGGATTCGAAGGCCTCAATCGACGGAGTCACGAACCACCCACCGGGATTACCTTCCGTCAGATGCCAATTAACGTATCTCTGATATTGGGGGTAATTATATAGGTCATCCGTCATACTGAGGGATATGCCGGACCCCGACCGAAGACGCGACCGACAGTACCTTTCCGGGGAGAAAAAACGACCAGAGGCGTACCGTTCGGCAAACGAGAACGAATCACACGAGCGACCCACGAACGGTTGTGGCTGTGGCTGCGGCCGCGACCGAAGCCTCCGGCCGACGCGGAGACAGGTGCTCGGCGCGGCTGCGGCCGGCATCACTGCGTCGACGTTCAGCCTCGGTGCGGCGGCCGACCAGGACGACACCTACACCATCGTCCACGACTTACACTCCCACAGCGACGTCGGGGACGTCGGCGAGGCGAACATCGCCCGGTACCAGACGCTGATCCAGGAACACATCGCGGATCGGGACGACGCGCTGTTCGTGACCACCGGCGACGAACTGGGCTCGTCGCTCATCTCCTTTTTCACGGAGGGCCAACACAAGGTCGACTTCATGAACGACATGGGGATCACCGCCGCAGGCGTCGGAAATCACGACTTCGACTACGGGATCGACGCCACGTTCGAGAAGTTCGAAAACAGCGAGTTTCCCTGGATCACGTCGAACCTGAAGACGCCCGATGGCGAACAACTCCCCGACACGGAACCGTACCACGTCGTCGACGCGGACGGGATCCGCGTTGGCATCTTCAACGTGGTGCTTCGCGGGTTCCACAACATCACCAACTACCCCGACGACTACGTTCAGGAGGATCCCGTCGAGCGGGCAGCGGAGATGACCGAGTACCTCTACGAGGAGGAGGACTGCGACTCGGTCGTGCTGTCCTCGCACGTCAACCACGAGACGCACTACGAGATCGCGGCGGCCGTCGACGGCCTGGACGCGATCTTCGGCTCGCACTCGCACATCACGTTCGACGACGCCGACAGCCACGAGAACACAGTCATCAGCGAGATCGGCTACGCCTACGCTCACCTCGGTGTGATGACGCTCGATTCCGACGGGAACCTCGTCGACTGGCAGCGGATCGACCTCGACGAGGAGATCGACCCGGATCCGGAGTTCAAACAGCGACTCGAGGAGCTGCACGAGGAGATCGACGAGCAGGTGAGCCAGCCCGCCGGGCGGACGGCGTACGAACTCGACGCCTGGGGCGGGACGAACTACTCCCGCGAGAGCCACATGGGGAACCTGATCACCGACGCGATGCTCGATTACTACGAGGAAGCCGACGTCGCCTTCCAGAACGCCGGCGGGATCAGGACGAACGACACCTATGGTCCCGGAGAGCTCACGGTCGAAGATATCCTCTCGATTAACCCGTTCGACAACGAGATCGTGCTGTTCGAGGCGGAAGGGTGGCGGATTCGGTCGGCACTCGGTGAGCTCGGCCTGGTCGACGTCGAGGAGGAAAGTTCGCGGATCGACGCGCTGCCGGACGCCACCTTCGGCGCCCAGCAGGGGCAGCAGGTCGCAGGAATTCAGTACGAGTGGAGCGGCCACGAGGAACCGGCGGTCCACGAAGTGTACGTGGACGGCGAACCGCTACAGGACGACGAGACGTACACGGTCGCCACGACGGACTACATCAAGGACATCGCAAGCGGGTACGAAGCGTTCCACGAAATCCCGGAAGAAGACGTCATCGCCGAGTCGGGGACTCGATACGGGCCGGCTGTCGTCGAGTATCTCACCGAACAGGGAGTCGTCGAGCCGGCGATCGAGGGGCGGATTCTCAGAGTGGACGAAGTCGTCGGCGCCGAGTCGGGACTCGAGGTCGACGGTGAGGCGGGTACGGTCACGATGCGGTTCGAGACGCCCGAGCACGCACTCGGGATCTATCCGGACACCTTCACGGCGATCACCGAACATCTCGGGGGGTCGCCGGTCCGTGCCCGGGACGTCGCTGTCGACGACGACGAAATTCTCGTCACCTTCGACCGCAATCAGCTACTCACGCTTTCGACCGGTCCGGGAGACGTTTCCTTGCGCGTGTTCGGCGGGTTCGACCCCGACAGCGAGGCGTACGGGTACGAGGACGAGGACGGTGACCTGCGCGAACTCCCGGTGTCAGCAGGCTACGAGTACTTCGTCATGAAGGGAACCGTCGAAGATTCCGAAGGACGGCTCGGTCTGGATGACGAGCCTGCTGACGTCGACCAGGACGACAACGGGGACGCGGACGACGACGGCGACGATGACGACGCGGACGACGCTACTGACGAAGAGGACGACACTGACGGTGAGAACGAGGATGACGACGCGGACGACGTCGACGCCGACGATCCGGCAGACGACCCGGAAGAGGCTGCAGGCCTCGAAGTACCCGGGTTCGGTCCGCTGGCTGCGCTCGCGGGAGTCGGCAGCGCCGGAACGTACGCCTACCTCCGCCTCGGTGACGAGGAAGACGACGTCGAATAGAGAGGTTGGTATCTGTCCCTTCGGTCGAACGGAGAAACGGAGAATCGATCGAGCCAGGTGGTGTTTTCGAACCCCGAATTCACGGAAGCAAGGCGATTTGACTGCTCCACAAGATTTATGGTATGTTATGACATACCAATATACGCCAGGAGGTGGTGACGTACTCTATCGACGAACCAAATCCCACAATCCACTCGGAACCGCTCCCGAACGTATCCTGTAGGTCTGTCGTGCTCCACAGCCCGTTGTGTCAGCTATTCCGCGTTCAGTTTCTTCGAAAACGATGGGACCGCCGAAGACTCGCTTCGCTCGTCTTCGTGCTCCCATTTTTGCTCCGCAAAAAGTGGGACCGCCGAGATTCGAACTCAGGTCCGACGCACCCCATGCGCCGAGGATACCGCTACCCCACGGTCCCGCAATTCGACTAACGAGAGACCATTAATTAAGGGCTTCGTTTCGTGGAGGTGTCCCCGGGAAAACCGGCACGAGGATGACAACGAACTGGGGCCGACCGTTGGCGAAACCGAAACAGTCAATCCGAAACCACACACATACCCGAAAAATGTCCCCCGCAAAGCCGTTTGTCCTCCCTATCGCGGTCGCGTTCCTGATCGGAGTCGTCGTCAGTCTCACCCGCCGATTCGCGGTTCTGGTTGTCGAACTCCCGGTTTCCACACCTCCCACCGAACTACTCTCGTGGTACGGGTTCGGAATGCGAGGTGTTGCGTTCATTCTCGTTTATGGCACGCTGTTCGGACTCGCCTACTGGATCGATTCGCGAACCGATCACCCAAACGGCGACGCCGTCGTCGCCCTGGGCTCGGGGATCGCCGGGCTCCTGGGTTTTTGTCTCGCAACAACTGCTACCATCGTACTGACTGACATCGGTTCTCCCGGAATCACCTATGCGGTGGTAGCGACGGTAGGTTCGGGAATCGGGACCGGCGTCGAACTCGCCGTGGTGGCGTTCGCGGGTGCTGCGCTGGCCCGTCGGAGCGGGCCGAACGGGTCCGGGCGTGACAGTACCGACGACGTCGACTGACACTGGGTATCGTAGCCAGCTGGATGGTTCACGGTCTCGCTCGGTTTCGAGTCGGTCACGGCTACCGGTTCCCCTATCGGAGCGATAGACTCCTCGGAACCCCCTGTGACGGAGCCACTGTTTGCTCGTCACTCCCCGACCCTACGACCGCTCTGCAACGAGATCTCCATCGTCGCGAACCGCCATGCCTGCGACCGGATCGCCCTCGAAAACTGCCAGTCCCTCGTTCCGCGAAATCACGAACCCGTCGTGATCGGTCTCGACGACGTCGATTCGTTTCCCCGTCGACGTGACGACGTCCGCGACGATATCACCGGCAGACAGAACGTCGCCCGGCTCCACGCGGTGACGAACGAGTCCGGCCGTCTCCGTTCGCGGATGGAGCGCACGGCGAACCTCGTACTCGACCGGTGGAGCGACCACTCGCTTCCCGATTGACGTTCGGTTGGGTGGTGATGGCGGCCCGTCGTCGAACATCCCGACGTTCGCCATCGCCCGATACACCCCCTCGACAGCAGCCGCACGGATCCCCTCGTCGACGACGCTGTGTCCGCCGAGTTCGACCGTTACCGCCGGGATCCCGGCACCGTTGAGCGCCGCACCCGCGGTGGACCGCTGGAGGTTCTCTTCGAGGTACTCCGCGGCCGGATACTCCCTGATGGTCGGGAACGGGAACGCCGCCGCGAGCGTTCCGACGCGCTCGGACAACTCCTCGGCGTCGTCGCTGTTCCGGCGGTCACCGTACAGCACCCGGTCCCTGATGACGAACGGCAGCGAGTCGATCCGGGCGGTGTGGAGGTCGATCACCCAGTCTGCCGTGTCGGTGATCTCCTCGAACAGCCGGCGGTCGATCCGCTCTTGCGTGTTCGGTGGGCGCTCGGAATCCGATTCCGGATCCGGAAAATACCGGTTCGGATCGTGATCCCCGTAATACGACGTTCGGGCGTTCCGGCGGAGTCCGGCCGGGTTCACCACCGGCACGCACACCAACGTTCCACACAGCGTTTCGGTGAGTTGTTCGTGAACGACGTCCTGTGCGACGACGATCCCGGTGGCCTCGTCGCCGTGGACGCCGCCGGTGAGCCACAGCGTCGGCCCCTCGAGATCGCCGCGAGCGACCACGAGGGGGAGCCGTTCCGCGCCGCCGGTCGGCAGTCCGGTGACCTCGAGCCAACCGGTGTCGAACTCGCCGGGAGAGACGTCGATCGTTCCGATCTCCATACGCCGTCTGCGGTCCCGTGGGTTAAATGATCACTCTTCGACGACCAGAACCCGAAGATCGTTCACGTTGGTTCCGGTCTTTCCAGATTTCAACAGCAGCTCCCGGTCGTTCAGTGCAGTGTAGGCGTCGTTGTCGGCGAGTGCGTCGGCGGCTTCGGTCCGTGGAACCGCGTTCCCGTCGACGATTCCGCCGGCCGCGTCG
Coding sequences within:
- a CDS encoding succinylglutamate desuccinylase/aspartoacylase family protein — translated: MEIGTIDVSPGEFDTGWLEVTGLPTGGAERLPLVVARGDLEGPTLWLTGGVHGDEATGIVVAQDVVHEQLTETLCGTLVCVPVVNPAGLRRNARTSYYGDHDPNRYFPDPESDSERPPNTQERIDRRLFEEITDTADWVIDLHTARIDSLPFVIRDRVLYGDRRNSDDAEELSERVGTLAAAFPFPTIREYPAAEYLEENLQRSTAGAALNGAGIPAVTVELGGHSVVDEGIRAAAVEGVYRAMANVGMFDDGPPSPPNRTSIGKRVVAPPVEYEVRRALHPRTETAGLVRHRVEPGDVLSAGDIVADVVTSTGKRIDVVETDHDGFVISRNEGLAVFEGDPVAGMAVRDDGDLVAERS
- a CDS encoding bifunctional UDP-sugar hydrolase/5'-nucleotidase — encoded protein: MPDPDRRRDRQYLSGEKKRPEAYRSANENESHERPTNGCGCGCGRDRSLRPTRRQVLGAAAAGITASTFSLGAAADQDDTYTIVHDLHSHSDVGDVGEANIARYQTLIQEHIADRDDALFVTTGDELGSSLISFFTEGQHKVDFMNDMGITAAGVGNHDFDYGIDATFEKFENSEFPWITSNLKTPDGEQLPDTEPYHVVDADGIRVGIFNVVLRGFHNITNYPDDYVQEDPVERAAEMTEYLYEEEDCDSVVLSSHVNHETHYEIAAAVDGLDAIFGSHSHITFDDADSHENTVISEIGYAYAHLGVMTLDSDGNLVDWQRIDLDEEIDPDPEFKQRLEELHEEIDEQVSQPAGRTAYELDAWGGTNYSRESHMGNLITDAMLDYYEEADVAFQNAGGIRTNDTYGPGELTVEDILSINPFDNEIVLFEAEGWRIRSALGELGLVDVEEESSRIDALPDATFGAQQGQQVAGIQYEWSGHEEPAVHEVYVDGEPLQDDETYTVATTDYIKDIASGYEAFHEIPEEDVIAESGTRYGPAVVEYLTEQGVVEPAIEGRILRVDEVVGAESGLEVDGEAGTVTMRFETPEHALGIYPDTFTAITEHLGGSPVRARDVAVDDDEILVTFDRNQLLTLSTGPGDVSLRVFGGFDPDSEAYGYEDEDGDLRELPVSAGYEYFVMKGTVEDSEGRLGLDDEPADVDQDDNGDADDDGDDDDADDATDEEDDTDGENEDDDADDVDADDPADDPEEAAGLEVPGFGPLAALAGVGSAGTYAYLRLGDEEDDVE